From Bacteroidota bacterium, one genomic window encodes:
- a CDS encoding aspartate aminotransferase family protein encodes MKPQSNKTAKGESSKAIYERAVGVITGGVSRNTIYRKPHPYYVASAHGSYIKDIDGTERLDFANNMASLIHGHSHPAIVNAVTEQLKKGSAFTMGSEAEVAFAELLISRTPGFEKIRFMNSGTEAVMTMIKAARALTGKAKIAKAEGAYHGTYDFAEISQTANPGNWGDIDKPNTVPVVQGTPQGVMDDVVIFPYNDIERTIRLLDQDADNIACVLIDPVPHRVGLFPATEEFVKALYDWTRKNNAVLAFDEVVTYRVNYSGAQANYSVKPDMTAMGKIIGGGFPIGAVAGKSEIMEVLDPRQKFLRHPHSGTFSANPVSTTAGRVAMELFDEKAVLEINALTMTARKQIEEAIKIADIPACLTGAGSMFRIHFKEKAPNTYRETYQGPDTQSVITEFLDYLFLEKDIIMINTLACMFATTHTQKDVDKLTDGLLNGFRVLKPKIDQLSKK; translated from the coding sequence ATGAAACCTCAATCCAATAAAACAGCCAAAGGCGAATCAAGCAAGGCTATTTACGAACGGGCAGTTGGAGTAATTACAGGTGGAGTAAGTAGAAATACCATATACAGAAAACCTCACCCATATTATGTAGCCAGTGCTCACGGCAGTTATATAAAAGATATAGATGGAACAGAACGTCTGGATTTTGCAAATAATATGGCTTCATTAATACATGGACATTCGCATCCTGCAATTGTTAATGCTGTTACGGAACAATTAAAAAAGGGTTCTGCTTTTACTATGGGATCTGAAGCAGAGGTGGCGTTTGCCGAATTGCTGATATCGCGTACTCCGGGATTTGAAAAAATCAGGTTTATGAACTCGGGTACTGAGGCTGTTATGACTATGATAAAAGCGGCCAGAGCTCTTACCGGAAAAGCTAAAATAGCCAAAGCCGAAGGAGCTTATCACGGCACTTATGATTTTGCAGAAATAAGTCAGACTGCCAATCCGGGTAACTGGGGAGATATAGATAAACCCAATACTGTACCGGTTGTTCAGGGAACACCTCAGGGCGTGATGGACGATGTGGTGATATTTCCATATAATGACATTGAAAGAACCATAAGGTTGCTGGATCAAGATGCAGATAATATTGCCTGTGTGTTGATTGATCCGGTTCCTCACCGTGTAGGTCTGTTTCCTGCCACAGAGGAGTTTGTGAAAGCATTATATGACTGGACAAGAAAAAATAATGCTGTTTTAGCTTTCGATGAGGTAGTTACTTACAGGGTAAACTATTCGGGAGCTCAGGCAAATTATTCTGTTAAACCTGATATGACTGCAATGGGAAAAATTATCGGTGGTGGATTTCCTATTGGAGCAGTTGCCGGAAAATCGGAAATAATGGAGGTTCTTGATCCGCGTCAAAAATTTCTCAGGCATCCGCATTCAGGGACATTTTCTGCCAATCCGGTTTCAACTACTGCCGGAAGGGTAGCTATGGAGTTATTTGACGAGAAAGCTGTTTTGGAAATAAATGCCCTTACAATGACTGCGAGAAAACAGATAGAAGAAGCTATAAAAATAGCAGATATTCCTGCCTGTTTAACGGGCGCAGGTTCAATGTTTAGGATTCACTTTAAAGAAAAAGCACCGAATACTTACAGGGAAACCTATCAGGGACCGGATACACAGTCAGTAATTACAGAGTTTCTCGATTACCTGTTTCTTGAAAAAGATATAATCATGATAAATACATTGGCATGTATGTTTGCAACAACGCACACTCAGAAAGATGTTGATAAATTAACGGATGGTCTTTTGAATGGTTTCAGGGTGTTAAAACCCAAAATAGACCAGTTATCAAAAAAATAA